Proteins encoded together in one Gemmatimonadota bacterium DH-78 window:
- a CDS encoding AAA family ATPase: MKAGREAILAEIRKRIVGQQEVVEQVLLSLFVGGNSLLVGVPGLAKTLLIRTVSDVLDLEFSRIQFTPDLMPSDITGTDLIQEDPTTGRRRMVFEKGPIFSNIVLADEINRTPPKTQAALLEAMQEHRVTVQGTTYTLDEPFYVFATQNPIELEGTYPLPEAQLDRFMFEIEIHHLSEEEELQVVRATTGIQTADFQSTVTGADLLAFQRLVRSIPVPDAVLRYAVGLVRGSRPSKSGTAPEFVKKWIAYGASVRAAQYLVLGAKARALTLGRYTPSFDDVRALAHPVLRHRILTNFHAESEGRTSSEMVDELLNHVKAPASGM, translated from the coding sequence ATGAAGGCGGGGCGCGAGGCGATCCTGGCCGAGATCCGCAAGCGCATCGTGGGTCAGCAGGAGGTGGTGGAGCAGGTGCTGCTCTCCCTCTTCGTGGGCGGAAACTCGCTGCTCGTCGGCGTGCCCGGCCTCGCCAAGACGCTGCTCATCCGGACCGTATCGGATGTGCTCGATCTGGAGTTCTCCCGTATCCAGTTCACGCCCGACCTGATGCCCTCCGACATCACCGGCACCGATCTGATTCAGGAGGACCCCACCACCGGGCGGCGGCGGATGGTGTTCGAGAAGGGGCCGATCTTCTCCAACATCGTGCTCGCCGACGAGATCAACCGCACGCCGCCGAAGACGCAGGCGGCGCTGCTCGAGGCCATGCAGGAACACCGGGTGACGGTGCAGGGCACCACCTACACCCTCGATGAGCCCTTCTACGTCTTCGCCACCCAGAACCCGATCGAACTCGAGGGCACCTACCCTCTGCCCGAGGCGCAGCTCGACCGCTTCATGTTCGAGATCGAGATCCACCACCTGTCCGAGGAGGAGGAACTCCAGGTGGTGCGGGCCACCACCGGCATCCAGACCGCCGATTTCCAGAGCACCGTCACCGGCGCCGACCTGCTGGCCTTCCAGCGGCTCGTGCGGTCGATCCCGGTGCCCGACGCGGTGCTCCGCTACGCGGTGGGACTCGTGCGTGGCAGCCGGCCCTCGAAGTCGGGCACGGCGCCCGAGTTCGTGAAGAAGTGGATCGCCTACGGGGCGAGCGTGCGCGCGGCGCAGTACCTGGTGCTCGGCGCCAAGGCCCGCGCCCTCACCCTCGGCCGCTACACCCCGTCGTTCGACGACGTGCGCGCCCTGGCCCATCCGGTGCTGCGCCACCGGATCCTCACGAACTTCCACGCCGAGAGCGAGGGCCGCACGAGCAGCGAGATGGTGGACGAGCTGCTCAACCACGTGAAGGCTCCCGCCTCGGGAATGTGA
- a CDS encoding DUF4159 domain-containing protein, protein MTLLELTGLAAALAASAAVAAATLAPAAPGGTAVGRPAPESPLATQDERGYDGRVTFARIQFESGGRSFGDFGRGGREPPWAHDHPRADRNFSNILGELTAIDTDADNYRAIRMDDPEVFKYPVIYVVEVGSWNPSQAEVEALGEYIAKGGFMIVDDFRDRQIYQLQAILAQAVPGMEILEVPPDHEIFDSFYYIEDPYSLIPPYGGNRPVYLGVYEDNDPAKRLLAILNYNNDIAEYWEYSDRGFYPIDLSNEAYQFGVNYFMYALTH, encoded by the coding sequence ATGACCCTGCTCGAGCTCACCGGGCTCGCCGCCGCGCTGGCCGCCTCCGCGGCCGTGGCCGCCGCCACCCTCGCGCCCGCCGCTCCCGGCGGCACCGCGGTGGGGCGGCCCGCTCCGGAGTCCCCCCTCGCGACGCAGGACGAGCGCGGCTACGACGGGCGGGTGACCTTCGCGCGCATCCAGTTCGAGAGCGGGGGTCGCAGCTTCGGCGACTTCGGCAGGGGAGGCCGCGAGCCGCCGTGGGCGCACGACCACCCGCGGGCCGACCGCAATTTCTCGAACATTCTGGGCGAACTCACCGCCATCGACACCGATGCCGACAACTACCGGGCGATCCGCATGGACGACCCCGAGGTGTTCAAGTACCCGGTGATCTACGTGGTGGAGGTGGGTTCGTGGAACCCGTCGCAGGCCGAGGTCGAGGCGCTGGGCGAGTACATCGCCAAGGGCGGCTTCATGATCGTCGACGACTTCCGCGACCGGCAGATCTATCAGCTGCAGGCGATTCTCGCCCAGGCGGTGCCGGGCATGGAGATCCTCGAGGTGCCGCCCGACCACGAGATCTTCGACTCCTTCTACTACATCGAGGACCCGTACTCGCTGATTCCGCCCTATGGCGGCAATCGGCCCGTCTACCTCGGGGTGTACGAAGACAACGACCCCGCGAAGCGACTGCTCGCGATCCTGAACTACAACAACGACATCGCGGAGTACTGGGAGTATTCCGACCGGGGTTTCTACCCCATCGATCTCTCCAACGAGGCGTACCAGTTCGGTGTGAACTACTTCATGTACGCCCTCACGCACTGA